The Lytechinus pictus isolate F3 Inbred chromosome 15, Lp3.0, whole genome shotgun sequence genome contains a region encoding:
- the LOC129278282 gene encoding sialidase-1-like, with amino-acid sequence MAKFIPFLAVLIAYFVPSRSIQVNPVIQEEQLLWISGEDNVGIYRIPLLTYTPKGDLLAICEARKNGGGDAGPKFLATRRSKDKGQTWLPEKFILNDGPIVDGLNLGVVLVDDMTSTIFIFYQVCGHYVQCNISTQYYIKSTDDGITWTQPYNVSKQIGTKMFAGGPGYGIQKKHAPHIGRLILCGHSTLPGDGLFCLLSDDHGDTWRYGGSMKSIPYNTNKIKGDFVPDECQPLELPDGSIMVNVRNQYQYHCHCRMIVMSYDGADSFKTDDLRFDTTLVDPTVAASILYHHGVLFFSNPEDDVHRINLTLRWSYDNGTTWASALSVWPKASGYSTMMALPNNIQESKYIYILYEKGQKSATETLSLAKISITGDL; translated from the exons ATGGCAAAATTTATCCCGTTTCTTGCAGTGTTAATTGCCTATTTTGTACCATCGCGTAGTATACAG GTAAACCCAGTCATACAAGAGGAGCAGCTATTATGGATATCTGGCGAGGACAATGTGGGCATCTATCGTATCCCTCTACTGACCTACACCCCTAAAGGTGACCTGCTAGCGATCTGTGAAGCCCGTAAAAATGGTGGAGGAGATGCAGGACCAAAGTTTCTGGCCACAAGGAGATCAAAGGACAAAG GCCAAACCTGGTTGCCAGAGAAGTTTATCCTGAACGATGGACCAATCGTCGACGGCCTGAATCTGGGCGTGGTCTTGGTGGACGACATGACTTCGACCATCTTCATCTTCTACCAGGTGTGTGGGCATTACGTCCAGTGCAACATCTCAACCCAGTACTACATCAAGAGTACCGACGACGGCATCACCTGGACACAGCCCTACAACGTCTCCAAACAGATCGGGACCAAGATGTTTGCCGGTGGTCCGGGCTATGGAATTCAG AAAAAGCATGCGCCTCATATTGGACGGCTGATCCTGTGCGGTCATAGCACGTTGCCTGGTGACGGCCTGTTTTGCCTGCTCAGTGATGACCATGGTGATACTTGGAGATATGGTGGAAGTATGAAGAGCATTCCTTACAACACCAACAAGATCAAAGGAGACTTTGTACCAGATGAATGCCAG cCTTTGGAACTGCCCGATGGCTCCATAATGGTCAACGTAAGGAACCAATACCAGTACCATTGCCACTGCCGAATGATCGTCATGAGCTACGACGGAGCGGACTCTTTCAAGACAGATGACCTTCGGTTTGACACGACCCTCGTTGACCCCACTGTAGCGGCCTCTATTCTTTATCACCATGGAGTCCTCTTCTTCAGCAATCCCGAGGATGATGTTCATA GAATCAACCTGACACTGCGTTGGAGCTACGACAACGGGACAACCTGGGCTAGCGCCCTCTCAGTCTGGCCTAAGGCTAGTGGTTACAGCACCATGATGGCTCTCCCAAATAACATTCAGGAGAGCAAGTATATCTATATCTTGTATGAGAAGGGACAAAAATCCGCAACAGAGACCCTCTCTCTTGCTAAAATTAGCATAACAGGAGATTTATAG